TTTCTAGCTAAGCAGGTTTCGTTTACCGATACTATCTTTTATGGAAGTACCAATTTTGATAATTCTCATTTCGATAACCAAGTGTATTTTATACGAACTACGTTTTATGGAACCCATGAAATAGTCAAATATAAGTTACCGTTTCTAGAATTCCCAGAACCACTCGAAGATAAAATATCTTACCATCATCACACTGGTCTTTTCATTTTCAAAGGAGTTATGTCTGGACAAGAAAAGACTCAATTATTAAACCTGTCAGAAGACAAGTTATATGGGAAGACTATAGAGAAGCTTTCGAACAAGCCTCCAGAAAAACTCCGTAGGTTTTTCTGGGTCGAATTCCCGAGGACGTACAAACAGGCAGTGTTTGCGGATACTGACCTAAGTAAGTCTAGCTTCCTCAATTCAAACATAGACAAGGTGGACTTCAGGTACTGCAAATTTGTGGAAAATGGAGGAAGGCTAAACGTTTTAAAAGACGAACGTGATGCCGATATTGAGGTACAAAAGGATCCTAAAAACAAGAAAGTCAGGGAAAAACAGTATGAGCCGGTACGACGACTCTATTTGGAATTAAAGAAAAACTTTGAAGACAAAAAAGACTGGAACAGGGCTGGAGATTTTCACTTTGGGGAGATGGAGTGCGGACGGAAAATGTACGGGTGGTCAATCGTGGAAGGTGTCTTGTTTAACCTATATTTTTGGGCAAGCGGCTACGGCGAGAGACCACTAAGGGCATTAGGAGTATTTCTAATACTCGTGTTTCTTGTATTCCCGTTGCTTTATTGCCTTTCGGGGGATGGTTGCTTCTTCCAAAGTATGTGGAACAGCCTAATGGTTACTTCATTTGGTAGGGTTGCTAAGCCAGAAATTACGAGCTATTTGGGGCCAATCATTTGGCTGATTGAAATAATAGTTTGTCCCACCCAGTTCGCTCTCTTTGCCCTAGCCCTGAGGAGGAAGGTGAAGAGGTAAGATTGTCTAGTGGGCAAATCTACAACTTGCCAGAAGGCTTGTCAAGCCTAATGGCTTTGGTAACCAATAGGTGTCCATGACAACTCAGGATGAACTGTTGACAGTCTGTTGACGGTAAAATCTTTTGTTGTTGTCTGCCTAACCCTTTGAGACATAAAGATGTAATGGCGGGAATGTGTGGGAGTCGAACCCACCTATCCGCTTATGAGGCGGACAAACCGGATTTGAAGTCCGTCGGGACCACCGGGCCCCATCCATTCCCCTTTGACATCAACGTATCACATCACTATACTCCTGACAAGTGTAAGAACCGGCCTAAAAGTGCGGAAGACTGCTAATTTGAAGTCTCTTCAGAGGAATTTGGAAAATCGCAGGGCTAAAGCCCTGCGGCACCCGCTACAACAACAATGTGTGCCTCAGAATGACGGTTGTGTAGACGTTCTGAACAAAGATTACGTTTGTGGACTACAGATGTTCGCAGAGTAAACTCTGCCGCTACAACAACAATAGATACGTTCTGAATAAAGGTCATGAAGCTGTGATGTCTAAGGAACATTCATTTCCAGATGAAGTTAAGAAAAGGGTTGATGCCCGGTTTAAGGGGATGCTCGGCGCCGTCGGTGAGGAGTATATGCTCTCCCCGGATGACGGTGAGAGCGGGGAAGAAAGTTATAAAAGAGTGGCGCTGTTGATGGACAATATGGGCCTGCTTGTCGTTGAGGTCCAAATAGACCCTGATAAAAACACAAACATTTACTCCGTTAAATACACCGGTACAAAACCCACCAGGCTGGAAACCCATTTAAGTCAGCAAGGGTTTACAACAAACGCCCTTCCCTTTAAGGGCCTGACTGCCAGGCTGGAGGAGTTTTTGTAGCGGTGCACGTGCCGCTAGGGTGCTGATACGGTGAGCGCCATCTCAGGCGTCTGGGTAACGGTCCAGTAGGGGTAGCCGGCATATATCTCGCACTTGACCCTGTATTCCCCCGGCTCCGGTATCTTCTCACGAATATGGTAAGTAACGCTTTTCCCGGGGCCAAGGACCCAGATACCCTCCTCTACAATTTTGGCGGCGTTGAAGTCGCTGATTGGCCAATAGCGCAGGATTATCGTAGCGCCGCTGCCGTCGCGCCTGTAGTCGGGGAACATCCAGCGCACGCCTCCTTCATTGACGACGGTAAAGAAAAAATCGATATCATCCTGTGTCGTCGGGCTGCGCGGTTTCCAGTCTAAATCTACGTGCAGCGGCCCCTCGATTACAGAAATGTACTTTACGCGTTCGTTGTTGATATAGTTGTGCTCGGTGACGCGGCGGTCTGTGTTGATAGCGGCCTTAACCACGTTTCTGTTATATCTGGTGGAGAAGGTGCCCGTACCCTGGATTTCTCCAAATCTCCATGAGAGGGTCTCGCCCTGCTTCAGGCCCGGAACGTCGGCCTCCAGGTGGGTAGTATACGCCTCGCTCCCGACCTGCACGTCAAGCTCAAGCCTGAAAGCCCCGGCGTCGGCAGTTCCTTTGTTACGTATGATGACCTCAATATCCGGCCGGTCGAACACCGAGGGATTTACCGGCGTCCAGCGGATGTCCACGATATCCAGGTCAGGTTGAGGGGGTAATATATTTATTGGAACCCTGTGAACGTTATTGTACGTACGTTCTTCTCCCTGAACCGGCTCTATGCGAAAGACAGCTACGTATTCACCCGGAACGGCGTTGCCAGGTATGACAACCGGGACCTTCATGTCATAAGTGGCCTGTTCCTGACCATAGGGAGGAAGCGTAACCTGGGCCGTGGAGGCTTCTGCCTGCCAGCTCTCAGGGAGGCCGTATGCCCCGACGTTTACCGGCCCCTCGTAGGTGGTGTTGCCCTGATTTGTTATGGTAATAGTATAGACGACGGTATCACCAGGGGCTACGGCGTCGCGCAGGTGGAGCCAGGGGTTGTCTTCCACAAGCTTACCGTAGCCGGAGATGACGAGGTCCGGGAATTCTCCCTCTCCACCGCGGGCCCCCGGAAAAGAGGCGAGTTGAAGACACAGGACACAACAAAATAGCGTGACGCATGAGCGAAGTTTCTGCCTCATAACAGGGCTCCATCCGCAGTAGAATAATTACGGCAAAAGGTTTCCCTCGGTGTCAAAGGACATGGTTGCCGCCTCCGAGACTGTTTCCAGGTCCCGGCGTCCGTTTAATTCACCAGTATAGGCATCTGAGACGCTCAGTTCTTCGAGGTCCCGGGTGCTCTTTATCCTTACGATACGCGCATGTTCAGGTTTAACGAGACCCAGCGTGTCTAGTGCCTGTGTCAGGGCCTCCCTGTCAGTAGCACAGGTTGGGGGAATCTTGGCCCCCTCGGGCCTCAGGGCGGTAATACAGTTTACGTCCGTGTCGGCAATGTTTATCTTGTCGACAAGGCGTTTGGTGGTAAAGTCGGCAAACCCGATCCCACAGGCGTTGCCGTCGGATTTACCTGTAAGGTCTCTGACAAATATCCTTTTTATTTTTATATTGGAGTGTTCTTTCCTCCCGATGATTGACGTGTCTATTCCAGTACCCGAGATGTCTTTGCCCATCTCGTCTACGACCAGGAGGTCAATCTCATTGAAGGGCAGTTTTGCCGTCAGGCTGACAGCCTTCTCCAGGAGTTCCGGTTCCCTCTCCAGAAGTCTGTCCGGTAATACGGCCTCCAGCCCCGCAACTTCGCCCCTGGCGTTTTCAATGACGGCCAGGCCTAAAAGGACGGGGAGCTTTTTCAGGAGGATAGGGACTGTGTCGTTTATGATTTCGTCGAATGAATATTCCTGTGTCGCGCGGTGGTATATTGTGGCAGCGGGCTGCTTGCCCAGCCCTACAAGGAGCATCTTGACGAGACCGCTCTCAATTCTGCCGCTAAAGCGTGTATGTGTCTTGATGCGGTTGATGAGGACTATGTGGTCTGCCCCGGCAGCATGTTTGTCCATATGCACAGGAAACCCAAGGGGGCTGGTGCCCATATCTACCACCTCCATTGAGGACCTGATGGGGACGCCCATGCGGGCCTCCGTAATTCCATACCCGGCCAGCACTGCGGCCTGCCCCTCCGCGGTGGCACCGCCATGGCTGCCCATGGCAGGGATTATAAACGGTTTAGCCTCCAGGTTTTGGAGTGTTTTTATCACCGTCCGGGTAATAAGTGCTATATCCGCGATACCCCGGCTGCCGGCGGTAACCGCCACGGTATCGCCTGCTTTTACCCTTGAAGCGGGTTGAAGTTTCAGGAGTTCTTGCCCGGTTGCAGAGGCGACGTCTTCAATCCTTTGCATAGAAAACCTCTGTCTGACCTTTATCATCTTTGGATACATAATTAAACCCTGGTAAGTGCGATTGCGGTTAAGCGGGGCGGCAAACGGTTTTTAGAACGGGTGAGTCTTTTTTGCCTCTTCCACAAAACCAGGGGTAAGGATACCGCCGGAGACAATGACCTTAAACCCTTCTTCTACGCTTAGATGGGTGTCTTCCACATCAGACTCGGGAAAGAGCACAACAAAACCGGAAGTGGGGTTAGGTGAGGTGGAGACAAAAACGCTTACCAGCGTGCTCCCGTCTTTAAGTTGAAAAGAACCCGTTACAAAACCGAGGGCCTTCGACCCCCTCCTTGGAAAATCGACCAGCACCACCCGTTTAAAGGCCCCCTTGCCCGGAAGAGTGGCGCTGCGAATAAGCTGTTTCGTTGTGCCGTAGATATTCTTTACCAAGGGCATTCTCTCCAGTATGCTCTCACCGAAAGATATAATTCTCCTACCGATAAAGTTTGTGGCGAAGGCACCGGCAAAATAAAGGAGCAGAAAAAGCATTATCAGCCCGATAAGGAACATCAGGGGGGTCAGCACCGAGTCGGGCACCCTCAACTGCACCCAGTCCGACCTGAGGAATATCCTCTGAACCACAGGCACCATGGTTCCACCGGCAAAGGTAAAGAGCAGTTTGAGGACGTAGAACGTGATGTATAGGGGCAGCAGGACGATGGCGCCCGCAATGAGCCTCTTCTTTATGTCCGTAGTGAATATGTGTATAAAGCCACGGCGCCCTTTGCGTTTTTTATGTAGTTCACGTTCTTTGAGTATTTTTCTGCGATCCATGTTGTGTTTGCCGTCCTCCGGTAACGTTGTTGTTACTGGTTAGGTGAAATTTTTCATTATCTACCACTTAACTACACAAGAAACAGCCGTCATAAAGTCTTCAAGTCGAACTACAAGGCCCATTTAGACATGTAAAAGGCAATAATCCCGGACAACATGAAATTAAAATCCACAACCGCCTCGCACATCAAGCCCTCGCCGATGAGCCTGACATGATACAGGTAAAGGTAGAAACAGGCGTAGATAACACAAGGGATGAGGAAATAGCTAAACGTAGACGTCCACCCAAAAGTGGGACTCAAGGTCAGAACAGAGGCCATTAAGATTGCGACAGTGACAAGCATTATCTTGGTCCACTTATTGCCAAGGGCTATTGGGATAGTGTCCCTGCCGACAATCCTGTCTACATGAATGTCCCGGATATCTAAGAGAACGGCCCGGATGAATGCGATGCTGAATGTGAAGGCCATGGCCACCCCCAAGGCCGAGAGGTTTTGCGAATCGCTGACCAAAAACGGTATAAGGGCTGTAGTCAGGGCCCAGGCTATTCCAAAGAAAATTTCTTTTGAACCCGCAAACTGCTCAAGCCCCTTATACCTCAAGAGGCTCGAAACGCTTGAAGGCACGACCTGTAGTCGAAAGGCGATTACAAAAAAGACGCTGGCCAGGAATAACATCAGGAAGACCGAAAAGTCCAGTACTAAGGCTAACCCGTAACTGGCGAATATACCGGCAAAACCAAGTACCAGAAATACGGACCTGTAGCTGTCATAGAGCGTTGCTATAGTGGGTTCACTTATGGCTGCCGCCTCTCTGTTGGCGGTGTTATTCAATACATGCATGGAGAACAGGAACAACGCCGCGATTATACAGTAGATCATCTTGGGCTCAACGCCAAGCAGAATGGTGTTGGCATAACTCAGGGCTATCGCGCCGATCCCAAGATAGAGACAACTTCCGACAAATATGTTGAAAACCGCCTTTGCCATGCCCCACATCCTGGCAGTCTTGTGTTTTTCATAAGTGGCAATCCTGTCTTCAATCCTCTTTGTCAACCATTGCGGAGTGGAAGCCCCGGCTGTTATACCCACAACGTCAAAATCGCTAAAGTTGTCAAATTCCAATTCTTTTTCCGTTTCGACATGAAAGGTGGGAACCCCTTCTCTCTCGCATATCCGTACCAATCGGGTCGTATTGGCGCTTCCCCTGCCGCCGACGACCACCATAGCATCCACTTCTTGACAAAGGTCTATTACCTCCGCCTGTCTGTCATTGGTGGAATGACAGATAGTATTAAAGACCTGACAGTGGGCATATTTCTTTTTGAGCAGGGAGGTTATTTGTTTGTAGAGCCGCTTGTCCTGAGTAGTCTGGGCCACCACGCATACCTTGTCCAGGGGGGGGAGCTTCTCTATGTCTTCGACCGAGCCAACCACGTGGCCGGCGCCCTCCGCATGTCCCAGAAGCCCCACTACCTCAGCGTGTCCCTCGTCACCGACTATAATAGTAGAGAAGCCCTGCGAGGAGTATCTCTTTATAATGGATTGCACCCGTGTCACGCGGGGGCAGGTGGCGTCACAAATCTTCGCCCCCATAGATTCAATCCTGTCTCTTCGGGAGGGGGTGATACCGTGGGCCCTTATTACCACGGTACATCCAGAGACATCCAGGCCGTCCTCTACGGCACTGATGCCCCTTGCCCTTAACAGCTCCAACACCTGAGGGTTATGGATTAAGGGGCCGTCCGTATATATATTGCCGTTTTTGCGGTTTTCGCTCTGCGCCGCATTAAGGGCTATGTCCACTGCCCGGCGCACGCCCATACAGAATCCTGCCGTTTTGGCAACCACTACCTTCAAAATTTATGTCCTGGCTTGTGATTAAGTTGTGTGTTAGATACGTCTTAAAAGAATCTTAGCAGATTCTTAAGACCATGTCAAAATATTTCGATTCATAAGGACTTGCAGGGTTTTTCTTGCATGTGTCACGTTAATTTTTATAATAGTTAGCCCTTAACATAAGTTGTTAATACAACTTAATACAGCCCCTTAGATTGTGAGGAGAAGTTATATGACGGCGCAGTTGATTGACGGCAATGCACTCGCGCAGAAGATAAGAGATGAGCTGGCCAGGGAGGTTGAATCGTTAAAAGAAGGAGGAAAGGCGCCGCATTTATTTGCGGTTCAGGTGGGCGAGAATGCCTCCTCTCAGGTATACATCCGCAGCCAGGCGAAGGCCTGTGAAGAAATAGGCCTGCAATACACCCTCGAAAGTCTGCCGGGGGATATAACTGAAGCTGAGCTGATAGGACACATAAGAAGGCTTAATCAGGACTCCTCTGTTACCGCTGTCATAGTGCAATTGCCGCTGCCCGCAGGTATTAACGCCCAGCGGGTACAGTCCTCGATAGTCCCGGAGAAGGACGCTGAGGGGATGAACCTGGCAAGCATGGGGCGGCTGGTGTACGGCAAGGCGAGACTGGCCCCCTGCACCGCTATGGCCGCGGTAGAACTTATAAAGAGCACCGGAGTGGAGATAAAGGGCA
Above is a genomic segment from Candidatus Bathyanammoxibius amoris containing:
- a CDS encoding DUF502 domain-containing protein produces the protein MDRRKILKERELHKKRKGRRGFIHIFTTDIKKRLIAGAIVLLPLYITFYVLKLLFTFAGGTMVPVVQRIFLRSDWVQLRVPDSVLTPLMFLIGLIMLFLLLYFAGAFATNFIGRRIISFGESILERMPLVKNIYGTTKQLIRSATLPGKGAFKRVVLVDFPRRGSKALGFVTGSFQLKDGSTLVSVFVSTSPNPTSGFVVLFPESDVEDTHLSVEEGFKVIVSGGILTPGFVEEAKKTHPF
- a CDS encoding bifunctional 5,10-methylenetetrahydrofolate dehydrogenase/5,10-methenyltetrahydrofolate cyclohydrolase, whose protein sequence is MTAQLIDGNALAQKIRDELAREVESLKEGGKAPHLFAVQVGENASSQVYIRSQAKACEEIGLQYTLESLPGDITEAELIGHIRRLNQDSSVTAVIVQLPLPAGINAQRVQSSIVPEKDAEGMNLASMGRLVYGKARLAPCTAMAAVELIKSTGVEIKGKEVTIVGRSAIVGKPVALLLLDLHATLTICHTRTRDMAFHTKRADILVVAAGKAGFLAGDLVKPGAIVIDVGINRVPEYDADGKPVLNKSGKQKKKTVGDVDFASASEVASQITPVPGGVGPVTTVMLLKNVVEAAKLTR
- a CDS encoding NEW3 domain-containing protein; translated protein: MRQKLRSCVTLFCCVLCLQLASFPGARGGEGEFPDLVISGYGKLVEDNPWLHLRDAVAPGDTVVYTITITNQGNTTYEGPVNVGAYGLPESWQAEASTAQVTLPPYGQEQATYDMKVPVVIPGNAVPGEYVAVFRIEPVQGEERTYNNVHRVPINILPPQPDLDIVDIRWTPVNPSVFDRPDIEVIIRNKGTADAGAFRLELDVQVGSEAYTTHLEADVPGLKQGETLSWRFGEIQGTGTFSTRYNRNVVKAAINTDRRVTEHNYINNERVKYISVIEGPLHVDLDWKPRSPTTQDDIDFFFTVVNEGGVRWMFPDYRRDGSGATIILRYWPISDFNAAKIVEEGIWVLGPGKSVTYHIREKIPEPGEYRVKCEIYAGYPYWTVTQTPEMALTVSAP
- a CDS encoding nickel-dependent lactate racemase — its product is MQRIEDVASATGQELLKLQPASRVKAGDTVAVTAGSRGIADIALITRTVIKTLQNLEAKPFIIPAMGSHGGATAEGQAAVLAGYGITEARMGVPIRSSMEVVDMGTSPLGFPVHMDKHAAGADHIVLINRIKTHTRFSGRIESGLVKMLLVGLGKQPAATIYHRATQEYSFDEIINDTVPILLKKLPVLLGLAVIENARGEVAGLEAVLPDRLLEREPELLEKAVSLTAKLPFNEIDLLVVDEMGKDISGTGIDTSIIGRKEHSNIKIKRIFVRDLTGKSDGNACGIGFADFTTKRLVDKINIADTDVNCITALRPEGAKIPPTCATDREALTQALDTLGLVKPEHARIVRIKSTRDLEELSVSDAYTGELNGRRDLETVSEAATMSFDTEGNLLP
- a CDS encoding pentapeptide repeat-containing protein, which translates into the protein MADNGCKWEPPFPWRDYAKCSEPPLLNDPKGYCLLHSEDEDKDTQAFIKRVKEKIETENNTIDLRGCFFPIVFDSWPFKKSIFPEKPTLFNWATFAEGVILAATTFNGETHFSGAKFLKKATFRNAIFKGVTEFSDATFEKGADFINAKFLSSVEFSKTTFKGELTSFRGAAFEDVDFKTTQFLAKQVSFTDTIFYGSTNFDNSHFDNQVYFIRTTFYGTHEIVKYKLPFLEFPEPLEDKISYHHHTGLFIFKGVMSGQEKTQLLNLSEDKLYGKTIEKLSNKPPEKLRRFFWVEFPRTYKQAVFADTDLSKSSFLNSNIDKVDFRYCKFVENGGRLNVLKDERDADIEVQKDPKNKKVREKQYEPVRRLYLELKKNFEDKKDWNRAGDFHFGEMECGRKMYGWSIVEGVLFNLYFWASGYGERPLRALGVFLILVFLVFPLLYCLSGDGCFFQSMWNSLMVTSFGRVAKPEITSYLGPIIWLIEIIVCPTQFALFALALRRKVKR
- the ispH gene encoding 4-hydroxy-3-methylbut-2-enyl diphosphate reductase translates to MVAKTAGFCMGVRRAVDIALNAAQSENRKNGNIYTDGPLIHNPQVLELLRARGISAVEDGLDVSGCTVVIRAHGITPSRRDRIESMGAKICDATCPRVTRVQSIIKRYSSQGFSTIIVGDEGHAEVVGLLGHAEGAGHVVGSVEDIEKLPPLDKVCVVAQTTQDKRLYKQITSLLKKKYAHCQVFNTICHSTNDRQAEVIDLCQEVDAMVVVGGRGSANTTRLVRICEREGVPTFHVETEKELEFDNFSDFDVVGITAGASTPQWLTKRIEDRIATYEKHKTARMWGMAKAVFNIFVGSCLYLGIGAIALSYANTILLGVEPKMIYCIIAALFLFSMHVLNNTANREAAAISEPTIATLYDSYRSVFLVLGFAGIFASYGLALVLDFSVFLMLFLASVFFVIAFRLQVVPSSVSSLLRYKGLEQFAGSKEIFFGIAWALTTALIPFLVSDSQNLSALGVAMAFTFSIAFIRAVLLDIRDIHVDRIVGRDTIPIALGNKWTKIMLVTVAILMASVLTLSPTFGWTSTFSYFLIPCVIYACFYLYLYHVRLIGEGLMCEAVVDFNFMLSGIIAFYMSKWAL